The DNA segment TGCACCCCTGGTTGCCGCACTGGCAGCTGGCAACACCGCAGTGATCAAGCCGTCCGAACTGGCCCCGCACACGGCGGCTGTAAGCCAGCGGGTAATCGAAAGCTGCTTTCCCCCGGAATACGTCACAGTTGCCCAGGGTGGCCCGGAGGTCAGCCAGCATCTGATAAGACAGGGGTTTGATTATCTGTTTTTTACCGGCAGCGTACCGGTTGGCCGGATAATAATGCAGCACGCAGCTGAGCACCTGACCCCGGTTACCCTGGAGCTCGGCGGCAAAAGCCCGGCGGTGGTAGATGCCAGTGCCGATCTTGATCTCGCTGCCCGCAAGATTGTGTGGGGGAAATACAACAATGCCGGCCAGACCTGTGTGGCGCCCGATTATGTCCTTGCAGAGCGCAGCATTGCCGATCAACTGGTCGAGCGTATGCGCAGCACAATAACCGGCTTTTACGGTGAGGACCCGGCCGTAAGCCCGAATTACGGGCGCATTATTAACCGCAGGCATTTTGATCGGCTGGCAGCCCTGCTGGACGCTGCCCCGATTATCCAGGGAGGGAACACCAACCCTGATGAACGCTATATAGAACCCACCATCATGTACCCGGCGGACTGGGAGTCTGCGGTAATGCAGGATGAGATATTCGGGCCGCTGCTGCCGGTTATCCCGTTTGATACCCTGAACGACGCCATTGCGCGCATTCGTGAACGTGATCGCCCGCTGGCGTTGTACGCCTTTACCCGCTCCGCCCTGGCGCAGCGCCGCCTGACCGAGGAGATCAGCTTTGGCGGCGGCGGTATTAACTGTACCATCATGCATGTTGCCAGCACCAAACTACCGTTTGGCGGGGTGGGCAGCAGCGGTATGGGTGCGTATCACGGACGGGCCGGATTCGAGACCTTCAGTCATCGGAAAAGCATCCTGCAGCAGCCGGCAAGGTTTGATATACCGATCGCCTACCCCGGCAAGCAGATCAGCATGCGCCTGCTGCGCAGGATTCTACGCTGATCCGACACCCCCGATCAGCACCGGATCCTGACCAGCTGTCGGCATGGCTCAGCGCAGCAGGCTCCGCAGAAACTCCTCAAGCCTGCTGGCTACATTCTGCGGGGTGCTGTCTGCAATGATCTCGACAAATGCCGAGCCTATCACCACCCCGGCAACATGGGGGGCCAGGGCCTGCACCTGATCCCGCTCCCGGATGCCGAAGCCGGCAAACACCGGGGCACCGAGGTCATGCAGCTGATCCAGAAAACGGAGATTGTCCTGCCCGATCTCGGTGCGGGATCCGGTGATCCCGGCCCGCAGAGCCGCGTAAACCCCGCGCGGCTTTACCTCTTGTATCAGGGCAATCCGCTCCGGCGGTGTGTTCGGCACGACTACCGGCCACACCTCCAGGCCGGCTGCGCCGGCGGCCGCATACAATCCTTCGTCGGCATCGACCGGCAAGTCCGGCACAATCAGGCCGGTTACCCCGGCTGCCCGTGCATCCTGCACAAATCGCTCAACCCCCCTCGCATACACCAGCGATGCGTAACTCATGATAAACACCGGCACATCGTGGGCCGCAGCCGCCCGACGCACAAACCGGAACCCTTCATCGACCCGAAACCCCTGCCCCAGGGCGCGCGAGCAGGCAGCCTGGATGGTCGGTCCATCAGCCGTGGGATCCGAAAAGGGAAACTGCACCTCAATGTGAGTAGCCCCGCCGGCGACCAGCCCGGCAACCGCTGCCTCAGCTGTCTCCTGATCCGGGTAATACGGGATCATATGGGCCATTACCTGCAACTGCTTACTCATCTATGTCCTCCTCACGGGAAATGTGACTGGCCTCGCTCAGCAGAAATTCCCGCCAGCGCCGGGGGTCCAGCTCCTTGGCGGTAATAAACAGGTCCTTGTCGCCCCGTCCGCTCATGTTGATTACCATAACGGTATCTGATGGCAGCTGCGGAGCCAGCTTGAGTGCTGCCGCAGCCCCATGCGCCGACTCCAGGGCAAAAATCACCCCCTCGTTGCGGGCCAGCTGCTGCAATGCCACCAGCGCCTCGGCATCCGAGGCCTGCAGGAACTCAACCCGTCCGACAGCCCCGAGATGCGCCAGCTGTGGTCCGATACCGGCATAATCCAGCCCGGCGGATATCGAGTGGGTATGCTGAACCTGTCCGTCGTCATCCAGCAAAAACAGGCTTTTATAGCCCTGGACAATCCCGACACTCCCGGTACCGTGCATCCTGGCAGCATTCTCCCCGATTCCCGGCCCCGACCCGCCGGCCTCGACCCCGATCAGACGAACCCCGGCATCATCAAGAAACGGCGCGAACATCCCGATCGCGTTCGATCCCCCGCCAACACAGGCGACCAGAACATCAGGATGCAGATTGCGTGCAGCAGCCTGAGACTGAATCTCTCGACCGATAACCGACTGAAACTCGCGTACGATATCGGGAAACGGGGCCGGCCCCAGCGCCGACCCGAGCAGATAGTGCGTGTCCTGAAAGCTCCCGGCCCAGTCACGCAACGCCTCGTTCACTGCGTCCTTGAGGGTACGGCTGCCGCTGACTACCGGCACGACCGTTGCACCGTACAGCTCCATACAGTACACATTCGGTCGCTGCCGCGCGATATCGACCTCACCCATGTAGATCGTACAATCAAGCCCCAGCTTGGCACAGACAGCCGCAGTTGCCAGGCCATGCTGTCCGGCTCCGGTTTCGGCGATAATCCGGCGTTTGCCCATATGCTTGGCAACCAGCGCCTGCCCCAGGGCATTGTTGATTTTATGCGCCCCGGTATTAGCAAGCCCTTCCAGCTTGATGTAGATCTGCGCCCCGCCAAGCTCGCGGGTGGTGTTCTCGGCAAACAGCAGTGGTGTCGGGCGACCGACATAATCCTGCAGCAGCCGCTGATACTCTGCCTGGAATTCCTCACTGTCGGCACACACCAGAAACTCCCGTTCCAGCTCTATCAGTGCCGGGCGTAATACCTCGGCAACATAGGCGCCCCCGTACTCGCCAAACACTTTATGCAGTTTCATTGATTACCTCCTGGATAAAATCCCTGATCTTGCGGGGATCCTTCTTCCCCGGATGCGATTCAAGCCCGCTGGATACATCCACCAGCT comes from the Spirochaeta africana DSM 8902 genome and includes:
- a CDS encoding aldehyde dehydrogenase, whose amino-acid sequence is MPEIPETPVETIELLRSRQREYYTSGATRSITFRRRMLKRLLEGIKQEEQAFIQALQLDLGKSAFEAYANEMGIVYREIRHARRHVARWARRTSLLPDFYLLPGRGRIVPEPYGSALILAPWNYPMQLLFAPLVAALAAGNTAVIKPSELAPHTAAVSQRVIESCFPPEYVTVAQGGPEVSQHLIRQGFDYLFFTGSVPVGRIIMQHAAEHLTPVTLELGGKSPAVVDASADLDLAARKIVWGKYNNAGQTCVAPDYVLAERSIADQLVERMRSTITGFYGEDPAVSPNYGRIINRRHFDRLAALLDAAPIIQGGNTNPDERYIEPTIMYPADWESAVMQDEIFGPLLPVIPFDTLNDAIARIRERDRPLALYAFTRSALAQRRLTEEISFGGGGINCTIMHVASTKLPFGGVGSSGMGAYHGRAGFETFSHRKSILQQPARFDIPIAYPGKQISMRLLRRILR
- the trpA gene encoding tryptophan synthase subunit alpha → MSKQLQVMAHMIPYYPDQETAEAAVAGLVAGGATHIEVQFPFSDPTADGPTIQAACSRALGQGFRVDEGFRFVRRAAAAHDVPVFIMSYASLVYARGVERFVQDARAAGVTGLIVPDLPVDADEGLYAAAGAAGLEVWPVVVPNTPPERIALIQEVKPRGVYAALRAGITGSRTEIGQDNLRFLDQLHDLGAPVFAGFGIRERDQVQALAPHVAGVVIGSAFVEIIADSTPQNVASRLEEFLRSLLR
- the trpB gene encoding tryptophan synthase subunit beta; this encodes MKLHKVFGEYGGAYVAEVLRPALIELEREFLVCADSEEFQAEYQRLLQDYVGRPTPLLFAENTTRELGGAQIYIKLEGLANTGAHKINNALGQALVAKHMGKRRIIAETGAGQHGLATAAVCAKLGLDCTIYMGEVDIARQRPNVYCMELYGATVVPVVSGSRTLKDAVNEALRDWAGSFQDTHYLLGSALGPAPFPDIVREFQSVIGREIQSQAAARNLHPDVLVACVGGGSNAIGMFAPFLDDAGVRLIGVEAGGSGPGIGENAARMHGTGSVGIVQGYKSLFLLDDDGQVQHTHSISAGLDYAGIGPQLAHLGAVGRVEFLQASDAEALVALQQLARNEGVIFALESAHGAAAALKLAPQLPSDTVMVINMSGRGDKDLFITAKELDPRRWREFLLSEASHISREEDIDE